The genomic DNA CGGATTGGTTATGTGCCGCAGAAAATTAGCGTTGACGAATCCTTTCCCTTAAGCGTTGAGCGTTTTTTGAAGTTAGCGCGTCATTATTCACGTAAGCGCCTAAACAAGGTGATTTCGCAACTTAGTATTGAAGGCCTATTACAGCGGCAGCTAGTGCGCTTGTCGGGTGGAGAGATGCAGCGGGTACTGTTGGCCCGTGCCTTGCTCGGTGAGCCACAACTATTGGTTTTAGATGAGCCTGTGCAAGGTGTTGATATTTCGGGGCAAATTGAGCTTTATCAATTAATTTCCGATATCGCCCAACAAATTGATTGCGCGGTGTTGTTGGTCTCCCACGATTTGCATTTAGTCATGGCTGGTACCGACCATGTGATTTGTCTAAATCATCATGTTTGCTGTCACGGTGAACCAGAGAGTGTGGCACAGCACCCAGAGTTTGCTCGGCTATTTGCCCAGAACGAGCGTCAGCAGCTGGCGGTTTATACCCACCATCATGTTTGTGATGAACACGACCACCATCACCATCAAGCTAGTAGCCAAGAGAACGTTTAAGACATGGATGATTTTTTAATTAATGCCTTATTGGCAGGTTTAGGTATCGCCCTTTTGGCCGGACCTTTAGGCTCTTTCATGGTATGGCGACGCTTAGCTTACTTTGGTGACACTCTGGCGCACGCGTCTTTACTTGGGGTTGCACTAGGCTTGTGGTTAGCCATTAATCCGATATTGGCGATGGTGCTTAGTGGCGCTATGTTGGCGCTGTTATTGCTATCTTTACAGCGCTATAAACAGTTAGCCAGTGATACCTTGTTGGGCATTATGGCCCATTCAGCCCTCTCTTTAGGCTTGGTGGTTGTAGCATTGATGGACAGTGTGCGCATCGATCTCATGGCCTATTTGTTTGGTGATTTATTAGCGGTGACCCAGCAAGACTTATTGTGGATTTGGGGCGGCGGTGCTGTGGTGTTAGCGGTATTATTCAGCCAATGGAATAAGTTGCTGTCGGCCACAGTGAACGAACAGATTGCCGAGGTAGAAGGCATTAATGTGGATTTAATGCGGGCCTTGTTGTTGCTATTGCTGGCAGTAGTGATAGCCATTGCCATGAAGATTGTCGGTGCCTTGATTATTAGTTCCTTGCTGTTGATCCCCGCCGCTACTGCGCGGCGCTTGAGTCGTTCGCCAGAGCAAATGGCGGCTTATGCAGTGGTGTTTGGCGCTATATCGGTACTGTTGGGCTTGTGTTTGTCTTGGTACCAAGATACCCCGGCAGGTCCTTCTGTCGTAGTATGTGCCGCCTTACAATTTGTATTAATTCATAGTTTGGTAAAAGTGCAAAAATAATGAGTAAAGCTTCTTCTCAAGCGGTTATTTGTAGTGATGTAACGCGCACGGCTGCGGCGATTAGCCAGGGGGCCGTGGTGGCCTATCCCACCGAATCTGTCTATGGTTTGGGCTGCGACCCCGACTCTCAACAAGCGGTAAATAGGATTTTGCAAATTAAGCAGCGTCCTGTAGAGAAGGGCTTGATTTTATTGGCTGCAGAGCTTTCGCAGTTGTTACCTTATATTGATTACGCCGCCTTGTCTGAACAGCAACGTCAACTATTGGTGACCTCGCAGGCACGCCCCACCACCTGGTTGGTGCCGATTTCAGCCGCTACTCCGGCGTGGATTTGTGGCCAATTTACTAGCGTGGCAGTGCGTTTGACAGATCATCCGATTGTGGCCAGCTTGTGCCAGTTAAGCGGTAAACCCTTGGTATCTACTTCAGCCAACTTAAGCGGAGAGCCACCGGCGCAAACTGCCGAACAGGCGGCGCAGTTAGCTGGGGTGGATCTAGTATTTGATGGCCCCTTGGGTGGTGCCAAACAAACCAGCCAAATTAAAGACATAAGTACTGGCCAAGTGATCCGCGCTTAATCGATTAAAGGTAGTAGCATGCAACAAGTCAATTCAGTGGCCGTTCGAGAGTTTTTTATTCACTTACAGCAGCGTATTTGCCAACAGCTGGAGCAGCAAGACGGTCAAGCCACGTTTTTACACGACGATTGGCAACGCGACCCAGCTGAACATCAAGGCCTTAGTGGCGAGGGCCGCTCCCGTGTTCTCAGCGAAGGCCTGGTGTTCGAACAAGCGGGCGTGAACTTTTCTCATGTGTTTGGTGAGCAAATGCCCGCCTCCGCTACGGCGCAACGCCCAGAGTTGGCGGGGCGGCGCTTTGAAGCCATGGGGGTATCTTTGGTGATTCATCCGCATAATCCTTTGATACCGACTTC from Agarivorans gilvus includes the following:
- a CDS encoding Sua5/YciO/YrdC/YwlC family protein — protein: MSKASSQAVICSDVTRTAAAISQGAVVAYPTESVYGLGCDPDSQQAVNRILQIKQRPVEKGLILLAAELSQLLPYIDYAALSEQQRQLLVTSQARPTTWLVPISAATPAWICGQFTSVAVRLTDHPIVASLCQLSGKPLVSTSANLSGEPPAQTAEQAAQLAGVDLVFDGPLGGAKQTSQIKDISTGQVIRA
- the znuB gene encoding zinc ABC transporter permease subunit ZnuB; translation: MDDFLINALLAGLGIALLAGPLGSFMVWRRLAYFGDTLAHASLLGVALGLWLAINPILAMVLSGAMLALLLLSLQRYKQLASDTLLGIMAHSALSLGLVVVALMDSVRIDLMAYLFGDLLAVTQQDLLWIWGGGAVVLAVLFSQWNKLLSATVNEQIAEVEGINVDLMRALLLLLLAVVIAIAMKIVGALIISSLLLIPAATARRLSRSPEQMAAYAVVFGAISVLLGLCLSWYQDTPAGPSVVVCAALQFVLIHSLVKVQK
- the znuC gene encoding zinc ABC transporter ATP-binding protein ZnuC — encoded protein: MTTLLSLNNICVSFDQRMVLDHVSLELNRGQITTLIGPNGAGKSTLIKVILGLIPADSGNITRASKLRIGYVPQKISVDESFPLSVERFLKLARHYSRKRLNKVISQLSIEGLLQRQLVRLSGGEMQRVLLARALLGEPQLLVLDEPVQGVDISGQIELYQLISDIAQQIDCAVLLVSHDLHLVMAGTDHVICLNHHVCCHGEPESVAQHPEFARLFAQNERQQLAVYTHHHVCDEHDHHHHQASSQENV